In Photobacterium sp. TLY01, the following proteins share a genomic window:
- a CDS encoding siderophore ferric iron reductase: MTTALNTKQSSEPNRFPGTIARAVQPENLIRLFNDAERLIPIMKGVSAPDTLFCITRDGNNDQLLASLYQYWQQNYPEAGQPYWTTRSWSMLTWQPLYLAFVCVYSVQAVPPLSRIVQLYNNQGWVAGYSFSQNSSWCEGNPRTLIQCAGRELGELYDDLREQMERHTRIRPGFTRQLLADSVLAVLLRYHNESPDTMPADDVPQHAAWWLESLGLPAKHIETLYRSETDGQWQQLRVSCCMHYRRDDGSYCENCPRNKL, from the coding sequence ATGACAACAGCGTTGAATACAAAACAGAGTTCTGAACCTAACCGCTTCCCCGGCACCATTGCGCGTGCCGTCCAGCCGGAAAACCTGATTCGGCTGTTCAATGATGCGGAGCGTTTGATACCCATAATGAAAGGTGTTTCCGCGCCAGACACCTTGTTTTGTATCACGCGTGATGGCAATAACGATCAGTTGCTGGCCAGCCTGTATCAGTACTGGCAGCAGAACTATCCGGAAGCGGGGCAGCCTTACTGGACGACACGCAGCTGGTCGATGCTGACCTGGCAGCCGCTCTACCTGGCTTTTGTCTGTGTATACAGTGTGCAGGCCGTACCGCCACTGAGCCGTATCGTCCAGCTCTACAACAACCAGGGTTGGGTAGCAGGCTACAGCTTCAGCCAGAACAGTAGCTGGTGTGAAGGCAATCCCCGGACACTTATTCAGTGTGCGGGTCGTGAGCTGGGCGAACTGTATGACGATCTGCGTGAGCAGATGGAGCGCCATACCCGTATTCGTCCCGGTTTTACCCGTCAGTTACTGGCAGATTCTGTTCTGGCCGTTTTACTGCGCTATCACAATGAGTCGCCGGATACGATGCCGGCGGACGATGTTCCTCAGCATGCCGCGTGGTGGCTGGAAAGTCTTGGCCTTCCCGCCAAGCATATTGAGACACTGTACCGCTCAGAAACCGATGGTCAGTGGCAGCAATTACGGGTGAGCTGCTGTATGCATTACCGGCGTGATGATGGCAGTTATTGCGAAAATTGCCCGAGAAATAAACTGTAA
- a CDS encoding ABC transporter ATP-binding protein: MFELNNILVHRGGRDILRIDQLTIDSAAFTMVLGHNGSGKSTLVNLLAGQMAPDEGDILLNQQPLTALSAKALAREVAFLPQKLPDVAGLTVRELVKLGRFPWRGTFGRWQKDDVAFIEAAMHKTGTLRFADNLADQLSGGERQRAWVSMLLAQQSPVLILDEPTSALDIHHQYQLMSLLADLNRETGCGVIVILHDLNLALRFATHVVALKQGRIAFTGPKEVLLDEPRLSALYETDIKLIDHPVNSKHLTGQKVAVVCE, translated from the coding sequence ATGTTTGAACTCAACAATATCCTTGTACACCGTGGCGGACGCGATATTTTGCGTATCGATCAGCTCACGATCGACAGCGCGGCATTTACCATGGTGCTGGGCCACAATGGCTCAGGTAAATCAACACTGGTGAATTTGCTTGCCGGACAAATGGCGCCCGATGAAGGCGATATTTTGCTTAACCAACAGCCACTGACGGCGCTGTCAGCCAAGGCGTTGGCACGAGAAGTGGCTTTTCTGCCGCAAAAGCTGCCAGATGTTGCCGGGTTAACGGTCAGAGAACTGGTCAAACTGGGCCGCTTCCCCTGGCGTGGCACATTCGGTCGCTGGCAAAAAGACGATGTCGCTTTCATAGAAGCGGCCATGCATAAAACCGGCACTTTGCGTTTTGCCGACAACCTGGCCGACCAGCTCTCAGGGGGCGAACGCCAGCGCGCCTGGGTGTCTATGCTGCTGGCACAGCAATCGCCTGTCCTGATCCTCGATGAGCCGACCTCGGCACTGGATATTCATCATCAGTACCAACTGATGTCTTTGCTGGCCGATCTGAATCGTGAAACAGGCTGCGGCGTGATCGTTATTTTGCATGATCTGAATCTGGCGCTGCGTTTTGCCACGCACGTGGTGGCGCTGAAGCAAGGGCGCATTGCCTTCACCGGCCCGAAAGAGGTTTTACTGGATGAGCCAAGACTGTCTGCACTGTATGAGACGGACATTAAACTCATTGATCATCCGGTTAATTCCAAACATCTGACGGGTCAGAAAGTCGCTGTAGTGTGTGAATAA
- a CDS encoding iron-siderophore ABC transporter substrate-binding protein, with the protein MAPMTRMSKGVALAACLFSGQVFADITVTDSRGEHTLAEPPQRVVVLNWDLAEQVLELDVTPVGMPNISGYQEWVVQPAVPAGVADIGTRTEPNLEKIAELKPDLILAASPQKDLIPRLEALAPVLYYETYSQSLNSAEAAIANFRQLATVFNQQALAEQKLTAMSERFAELKSQLNQAFNGESPSVVAMRFANQTSVYIYGQNSTTNYALEQLGLTPAMPLPATEWGIVQKRLTDLQKAGSSYVLYFRPFNEEKQLQRSVIWNAMPFVRARHVNSVASVWNYGGAMSIRYIAEAMADSLFEIAPNQDVVASVKGGQD; encoded by the coding sequence ATGGCCCCGATGACACGAATGAGTAAAGGGGTTGCCTTGGCAGCTTGCCTGTTCTCTGGCCAGGTGTTTGCCGACATCACTGTCACCGACAGCAGAGGTGAGCACACATTGGCTGAGCCACCTCAGCGTGTGGTTGTCCTTAACTGGGATCTGGCTGAACAGGTACTGGAACTGGATGTCACGCCTGTTGGTATGCCAAATATCAGTGGCTATCAGGAATGGGTAGTTCAGCCGGCTGTACCGGCTGGGGTCGCTGATATCGGCACCCGTACTGAACCGAACCTGGAGAAAATTGCAGAGCTGAAACCGGATCTGATTCTGGCCGCCTCACCGCAAAAAGATCTGATCCCCCGCCTTGAAGCTCTGGCACCTGTGTTGTACTACGAAACCTACAGCCAGTCGCTGAACAGTGCAGAAGCTGCCATTGCGAACTTCCGCCAACTGGCTACTGTTTTCAATCAGCAAGCACTGGCTGAGCAGAAACTCACCGCCATGTCTGAACGTTTTGCTGAGCTGAAAAGTCAGCTTAATCAGGCGTTTAATGGTGAGTCTCCCAGCGTGGTCGCGATGCGATTTGCCAACCAGACTTCAGTGTATATTTATGGCCAGAATTCCACCACTAACTATGCGCTTGAGCAGTTAGGTCTGACTCCGGCCATGCCTTTACCTGCCACCGAATGGGGCATTGTGCAGAAACGGCTGACCGATCTGCAAAAAGCGGGTAGCAGCTACGTGCTCTACTTCAGGCCTTTCAATGAAGAGAAGCAGTTGCAGCGTTCGGTTATCTGGAATGCCATGCCTTTTGTCCGCGCCAGGCACGTCAACAGCGTCGCTTCTGTCTGGAACTATGGCGGGGCCATGTCGATCCGCTATATCGCTGAAGCCATGGCTGACAGCCTGTTTGAGATTGCGCCGAATCAGGATGTGGTTGCCTCCGTTAAGGGCGGGCAGGACTGA
- the fhuB gene encoding Fe(3+)-hydroxamate ABC transporter permease FhuB, whose translation MTRSLSFFPILLLLLSAVVGSLQIGSDLSLSRQLAIVTGTQAEEFADIMFSYAQLPRLVMALMVGAMLGLVGSLMQQLTQNALTSPLTLGTSSGAWLALIIVNVWFPELVGDHSALAAMAGAMLSLFLVIFIAGPKNMTGLPLVLSGMVVNILLGSVASAIILLNAEYAKNVFIWGAGDLTQNGWESVQWLLPRLSVSFLLLVFAPRILTLMRLGHQGAAARGLNVVPAFIVLMAVGLWLVAASITAVGVISFIGLLTPNIARALGARTPRVELTMSALLGSLLLVVTDAAAQLLSQLTVDAIPSGTTAAAIGAPALLWFSRRKMKAQDQVSIKLPPSRDRLAALSLPALMLLVAGILCLTAVFVTDGHNWHVALPTAYQWELRWPRMLTALSAGVGLAIAGTVLQRLIYNPLASPDILGISAGATFALVGASVFLGMNIFAVGSALAFAGSMLVLAVLLILGRRHQFAPSSLILIGIALTALIDALVQFALAKGTQDSYSILTWLAGSTYRVTEGKAIFLFIGVATLLAFTLATSRWLTLISAGRQFAAARGLNVQLCSALLLGAVALLCALVTATMGPVAFVGLLAPHMAVMLGAKQAREQLIVASLVGAAVMLIADWVGQTVLFPAQIAAGTLVSVIGGSYFLFLLIRGRSR comes from the coding sequence ATGACCCGCTCCTTGTCCTTCTTTCCCATACTGCTGCTGTTATTGTCAGCCGTTGTTGGCAGTCTGCAGATTGGCTCTGATCTTTCACTGTCCCGCCAGCTTGCCATTGTCACCGGCACCCAGGCTGAAGAATTTGCCGACATCATGTTCAGCTATGCCCAGCTTCCGCGCCTGGTAATGGCACTGATGGTGGGTGCTATGCTGGGACTGGTTGGCAGTCTGATGCAGCAACTGACCCAAAATGCGCTGACCTCACCGCTGACACTGGGCACCTCTTCCGGTGCCTGGCTGGCGCTGATCATCGTCAACGTCTGGTTCCCTGAGCTGGTGGGCGATCACAGTGCCCTGGCTGCCATGGCGGGCGCCATGCTGTCTCTGTTTCTGGTGATTTTCATTGCCGGCCCGAAAAACATGACGGGGCTGCCCCTGGTGCTGTCGGGCATGGTGGTGAATATTCTGCTTGGCTCAGTGGCAAGCGCGATCATTTTACTGAACGCGGAATACGCTAAAAACGTCTTTATCTGGGGCGCCGGCGATCTGACTCAGAACGGCTGGGAATCTGTGCAGTGGTTGCTGCCCCGATTGTCCGTTTCATTTCTGCTGCTGGTGTTTGCACCACGGATTCTGACCCTGATGCGTTTGGGCCATCAGGGGGCGGCAGCACGCGGTCTGAATGTCGTCCCTGCTTTTATTGTGCTGATGGCTGTCGGCTTGTGGCTGGTGGCTGCGTCCATCACCGCGGTCGGTGTGATCAGCTTTATCGGATTGCTGACGCCAAACATTGCGCGGGCACTGGGTGCCAGAACACCCAGGGTTGAGCTCACCATGAGTGCGTTGCTCGGGTCGTTGCTCTTAGTGGTGACAGATGCTGCCGCTCAGCTGCTCAGCCAGCTGACGGTCGATGCAATTCCGAGCGGCACCACGGCAGCGGCCATCGGTGCCCCGGCCCTGTTGTGGTTCAGTCGTCGCAAGATGAAAGCGCAGGATCAGGTATCGATAAAATTGCCGCCGAGCCGGGATCGTCTTGCCGCTTTGAGCCTGCCAGCCCTGATGCTGCTTGTCGCTGGCATCCTGTGCCTGACTGCGGTATTTGTCACTGACGGCCACAACTGGCATGTTGCGCTGCCAACGGCTTATCAGTGGGAACTTCGCTGGCCGAGGATGCTGACCGCACTCAGTGCCGGAGTCGGGTTAGCCATTGCGGGAACCGTGCTGCAACGCTTGATCTATAACCCGCTTGCCAGCCCGGATATTCTGGGGATCTCTGCCGGCGCAACCTTTGCTCTGGTGGGCGCCAGTGTTTTTCTGGGCATGAACATTTTTGCGGTTGGCTCTGCGCTGGCATTTGCGGGCAGTATGTTGGTGCTGGCTGTGTTGCTGATATTGGGTCGCCGTCATCAGTTCGCCCCTTCCAGTCTGATTTTGATCGGGATTGCCCTGACTGCCCTGATCGACGCCTTAGTGCAATTTGCGCTGGCAAAGGGCACGCAGGACAGCTACAGCATACTGACCTGGCTGGCAGGCTCTACGTATCGGGTGACGGAAGGCAAAGCGATCTTTCTGTTTATTGGCGTGGCCACCTTGCTGGCGTTCACACTGGCCACCTCACGCTGGCTGACACTGATCTCCGCCGGCAGACAGTTTGCGGCGGCACGTGGCCTTAATGTTCAGCTGTGCAGTGCTCTGCTGCTGGGTGCCGTGGCTTTATTGTGTGCTTTGGTGACTGCGACCATGGGGCCGGTGGCGTTTGTCGGTTTGCTGGCGCCACATATGGCGGTGATGCTGGGCGCGAAACAGGCCAGAGAACAGTTGATAGTCGCGTCACTGGTTGGCGCAGCCGTGATGCTGATTGCTGACTGGGTAGGGCAGACTGTGTTGTTCCCGGCTCAAATCGCAGCTGGAACTCTGGTCTCTGTGATAGGCGGCAGTTATTTTCTGTTTTTGCTGATTCGCGGCAGAAGCCGATAG
- a CDS encoding YebC/PmpR family DNA-binding transcriptional regulator, translated as MGRSFEVRKASMAKTQGAKIKVYSKYGKEIYMSAKNGGTDPDSNLSLRRLMEKAKKDQVPSHVIEKAIDKASGGGGEDFATARYEGFGPGGCSVIVDCLTDNNNRTYMDVRQCFVKNNAKIGAPGAVAHMFDHQAVFQFKGDDEEAVMEALIMGDADVTDIEAEDGMITVFAPHTEFFKVKNALADAMPDVTMEVEEITFVPQAMHPVTGDDVATFEKFLDMLNDCDDVQNVYHNAEIEG; from the coding sequence ATGGGACGCAGTTTCGAAGTTCGTAAAGCCTCAATGGCTAAAACACAAGGCGCTAAAATCAAGGTCTATTCCAAATACGGTAAAGAGATCTATATGAGCGCCAAAAACGGCGGTACAGATCCGGACAGCAACCTGTCTCTGCGCCGTCTGATGGAAAAAGCAAAAAAAGATCAGGTGCCGAGCCACGTGATCGAAAAAGCCATTGATAAAGCAAGCGGTGGCGGCGGTGAAGATTTTGCAACGGCGCGTTACGAAGGTTTTGGCCCTGGCGGCTGCTCTGTCATCGTTGACTGTCTGACCGACAACAACAACCGAACCTACATGGATGTTCGCCAGTGCTTTGTAAAGAACAACGCGAAAATCGGTGCTCCAGGTGCGGTTGCTCACATGTTCGATCACCAGGCGGTGTTCCAGTTCAAAGGCGATGACGAAGAAGCCGTGATGGAAGCTCTGATCATGGGTGATGCGGATGTGACGGACATCGAAGCGGAAGACGGTATGATTACTGTTTTCGCACCGCACACTGAATTCTTCAAAGTGAAAAACGCCCTGGCCGATGCCATGCCTGACGTGACGATGGAAGTAGAAGAAATTACCTTCGTTCCTCAGGCAATGCATCCTGTCACAGGCGATGATGTGGCCACGTTTGAAAAATTCCTTGATATGCTGAACGACTGCGACGACGTGCAGAACGTTTACCACAACGCGGAAATCGAAGGTTAA